In Hymenobacter volaticus, the genomic window AAGACAGTGATGTAACGGCACCCGACGCCCTGTTTGGCAAAAGCTGGTACAATACGCGGCAGCAGGATGTTTCCGGAGCGTATGTCTACCAGCCCGAAGGTTCTTTTGAACCTATAGGTTGGGGTATCGATGGCTTCCGATTCGAAAAGGACGGCCGCTTCATGCAATACACCCAAGGGCCTGCAGATGAGTTGCTTACTATTACGGGCACCTGGACCACGGAAGACGACAGCACATTTCGCATTCAGCCCGACGACAGCCGCTATTCAGCGTTTAGCATTCTGATCTATTCGGTGCAAGCCAACTCGCTGAAAGCGCGCAGAACTCCGTAATGGCGGCCGGATTTTCAACTCAAGCGCATTCCGTAGTAGCTTGCGCCGTATGAACTATTGGCTCGTTAAATCAGAACCCGCCGCTTACTCTTGGGCGGATTTCACTCGCGACGGGGGCACCGACTGGACCGGCGTCCGCAATTTCCAGGCGCGCAACTTTCTGCAACAAATGCAGCCCCGCGACTTGGTGCTTTATTATCACAGTGTAACCGACAAAGAGGTGGTTGGCATAGCCGAAGTAGCCCACCCAGCTGCTCCCGATGCCACAGCCGAAGCCGGAAGCGCCTGGGTAGCCGTGCACCTCAAACCGCATCAACCCCTGACGCAGCCCGTAACGCTGTCAGTCATCAAACAAGATCAACGCCTAAGTCAAATTGCTTTGCTGCGCCAGTCTCGGCTGTCGGTGATGCCTTTGAAAGCAGAGGAATTTGATGCTATTCTGGAATTGGGCGAGATAGCGAAATAACAATTAAGAGCTTGTGAATACAGGGGTTAGCATCTCAACTATGTAGTCTGCATGTCCGCCTTTTCATTCACAAGTTCACGGCTTCAC contains:
- a CDS encoding EVE domain-containing protein; protein product: MNYWLVKSEPAAYSWADFTRDGGTDWTGVRNFQARNFLQQMQPRDLVLYYHSVTDKEVVGIAEVAHPAAPDATAEAGSAWVAVHLKPHQPLTQPVTLSVIKQDQRLSQIALLRQSRLSVMPLKAEEFDAILELGEIAK